A genomic region of Vitreoscilla filiformis contains the following coding sequences:
- the mraY gene encoding phospho-N-acetylmuramoyl-pentapeptide-transferase yields MSQWLQAMAPEHLGFLRVFQYLTFRAVMAAMTALIIGLMFGPWVIRRLTELKIGQPIREYGVQSHLAKRGTPTMGGVLVLIGIGISTLLWSDWSNRFVWVVILVTFGFGAIGWTDDWRKVVHKNPEGMSSREKFMWQTVVGLIASAYLAFAVAEPTSARVWDAMGQWVSQGFEYALPARADLLVPFFKAVRYPLGVLGFMAMSWFVIVGVSNAVNLTDGLDGLAIMPVVLVSGSLGIFAYVVGNAVYSRYLLFPHIPGAGELMIFCAAIAGAGLAFLWFNAHPAQVFMGDVGALALGGALGTIAVITRQEILLGVMGGVFIAEAASVMLQVGWFKYTKKKFGEGRRLFRMAPLHHHFEKSGWTETQVVIRFWIITMLLCLVGLASLKLR; encoded by the coding sequence TTGTCGCAGTGGTTGCAGGCGATGGCGCCTGAGCACCTGGGCTTTTTGCGCGTCTTCCAGTACCTGACATTCCGCGCCGTGATGGCCGCCATGACGGCGCTCATCATCGGCTTGATGTTCGGCCCGTGGGTGATCCGCCGGCTGACGGAACTCAAAATCGGCCAACCCATCCGCGAATACGGGGTGCAATCCCATTTGGCCAAGCGTGGCACGCCGACCATGGGCGGGGTGCTGGTGCTGATTGGCATCGGCATTTCCACCTTGCTGTGGAGTGACTGGAGCAACCGCTTCGTGTGGGTGGTGATCCTCGTCACCTTTGGCTTCGGCGCCATTGGCTGGACGGACGATTGGCGCAAGGTGGTTCACAAAAACCCTGAGGGCATGAGTTCGCGTGAGAAATTCATGTGGCAAACCGTGGTGGGTCTGATTGCATCGGCCTACCTGGCTTTTGCGGTGGCCGAGCCGACCAGCGCCCGCGTCTGGGATGCCATGGGCCAATGGGTGAGCCAGGGTTTTGAATACGCCCTGCCGGCGCGGGCCGATTTGTTGGTGCCCTTCTTCAAGGCGGTGCGTTATCCGCTGGGCGTGCTGGGTTTCATGGCGATGAGCTGGTTTGTCATCGTCGGCGTCAGCAACGCCGTCAACCTGACCGATGGGTTGGACGGCTTGGCGATCATGCCGGTGGTGTTGGTGTCCGGCTCGCTGGGGATCTTTGCTTACGTGGTGGGCAATGCGGTGTACTCGCGTTACTTGCTGTTCCCGCACATTCCTGGGGCCGGTGAGTTGATGATTTTTTGTGCCGCCATCGCCGGGGCGGGTTTGGCCTTCTTGTGGTTCAACGCTCATCCGGCGCAGGTGTTCATGGGGGACGTGGGCGCGCTGGCGCTGGGCGGTGCCCTGGGCACGATCGCGGTGATCACCCGGCAAGAAATCCTGCTGGGCGTGATGGGTGGGGTGTTCATTGCCGAAGCGGCTTCGGTGATGCTGCAAGTGGGCTGGTTCAAGTACACCAAGAAGAAGTTTGGCGAGGGCCGGCGTTTGTTCCGCATGGCGCCGTTGCACCACCACTTCGAAAAATCGGGCTGGACGGAAACGCAAGTCGTCATCCGTTTTTGGATCATCACCATGCTGCTGTGCTTGGTTGGCTTGGCCAGCCTGAAACTGCGCTGA
- a CDS encoding UDP-N-acetylmuramoyl-tripeptide--D-alanyl-D-alanine ligase translates to MTDFSPPPPLTLGQAHAWLPGSERVGDADVPLRRVHTDTRSLAPGDLFVALRGERFDGHDFLLQAQAAGAVAALASHGLSVTGMPGLRVDDPLAALQTLATAWRAAHRLPLIGVTGSNGKTTVTQMIASILRAAQGEAALATSGNLNNHIGVPLTVLRLNAAHRLAVVELGMNHPGEIAQLAAIAQPTVAVVNNAQREHQEFMHSVEAVARENGAVIHALPADGVAVFPADDAFTPLWRTWAGTRRVLTFALQGPADVTAQAQWQDDHWQLTLHTPAGEASLALRSAGWHNVKNALAATAAALGAGVALTDVAAGLTAFTPVAGRSQVERLRWGTGLRTLIDDSYNANPDSVRAAIDVLASLPGPRWLLLGDMGEVGAQGPLFHAEVGAYAHERGIEHLWCVGSLARHAAEAYGASARHFVSTADAVVSLAHATLPAFGVALVKGSRFMKMEHVAAALRTAATIATAAGGTHAA, encoded by the coding sequence ATGACCGATTTTTCACCCCCTCCACCGCTCACGCTGGGGCAGGCCCACGCTTGGCTGCCTGGCAGTGAGCGGGTGGGGGATGCCGATGTGCCATTGCGGCGCGTCCACACCGACACGCGCAGTTTGGCACCGGGCGATTTGTTCGTCGCCTTGCGCGGTGAGCGTTTCGACGGCCATGATTTTTTGCTCCAAGCCCAGGCGGCGGGGGCTGTGGCGGCCTTGGCCAGCCACGGTCTGAGCGTCACCGGCATGCCGGGGCTGCGGGTGGACGATCCACTGGCTGCCTTGCAAACCTTGGCCACGGCTTGGCGGGCAGCGCATCGCCTGCCGCTGATCGGCGTGACGGGCAGCAATGGCAAGACCACCGTCACCCAGATGATCGCCAGCATCTTGCGGGCGGCGCAAGGCGAAGCGGCATTGGCCACCTCGGGCAACCTGAACAACCACATCGGCGTGCCGTTGACGGTGCTCCGCCTGAACGCGGCCCATCGGTTGGCGGTGGTGGAGTTGGGCATGAACCATCCGGGTGAGATCGCGCAGTTGGCGGCCATCGCCCAGCCGACGGTGGCGGTGGTGAACAACGCCCAGCGCGAGCACCAAGAATTCATGCACAGCGTCGAAGCCGTGGCGCGGGAGAACGGAGCTGTGATCCACGCCCTGCCCGCCGATGGCGTGGCGGTCTTCCCCGCAGACGATGCGTTCACCCCGCTGTGGCGCACTTGGGCGGGAACGCGGCGTGTGTTGACCTTTGCTTTGCAAGGCCCGGCCGATGTCACCGCCCAGGCGCAGTGGCAAGACGACCACTGGCAGCTCACCTTGCACACACCCGCAGGTGAGGCATCGTTGGCACTGCGCAGCGCAGGCTGGCACAACGTCAAGAACGCGCTGGCGGCGACGGCGGCTGCGTTGGGTGCTGGCGTTGCGCTGACTGACGTGGCCGCAGGGCTGACGGCGTTCACACCGGTGGCGGGGCGTTCGCAAGTCGAGCGGCTGCGCTGGGGCACGGGTCTGCGCACGCTGATCGATGACAGCTACAACGCCAACCCCGATTCCGTGCGCGCCGCCATCGACGTGCTCGCCAGCCTGCCCGGCCCGCGCTGGCTGCTGTTGGGGGACATGGGCGAAGTCGGTGCCCAAGGGCCGCTGTTTCATGCCGAGGTCGGGGCTTATGCGCACGAACGGGGCATTGAGCATCTGTGGTGCGTCGGCAGTTTGGCGCGCCATGCGGCGGAAGCCTATGGTGCGTCGGCGCGGCATTTCGTCAGCACGGCCGATGCGGTGGTGAGTTTGGCCCATGCCACGCTACCGGCATTCGGTGTGGCCTTGGTCAAAGGCTCGCGCTTCATGAAGATGGAACACGTGGCAGCGGCATTGCGCACGGCTGCCACCATCGCCACGGCGGCGGGGGGAACACATGCTGCTTAG
- a CDS encoding UDP-N-acetylmuramoyl-L-alanyl-D-glutamate--2,6-diaminopimelate ligase translates to MALTTFTTPQEAARWLRTHITGELRTDSRHIRPGDGFIAWPGAAHDGRRFVSAALAAGATACLVEAEGAEAFPECQDPRVAAWSGLKAATGPIADAFYAHPSRSLRLVASTGTNGKTSTSWWTAQALSLLGLRCGVVGTLGIGTPPVKGQGAGQLHYTGLTTPDPVALHAGLLGMKQQRFGACAIEASSIGIVEQRLAGTHIEVALFTNFTRDHLDYHGTMEAYWQAKRQLFSWPGLKSVVLNVDDPQGAELVAALAGRRTQLWTCSMVGEARLMAQDVTYHESGLSFTAVEGGHRVPISTSLVGDYNVSNLLVVMAGLRAMGFALLDIARVIPWLTPVPGRLQRANVGRTPGLPEVIIDYAHTPDALDKALAALQPLAQARGGWLWCVFGCGGNRDATKRPVMGNIAARRADRVIVTSDNPRDEAAQTIINQVMAGVPPGPAVRTVTIQPDRRLAIFEAISSADTKDVILLAGKGHEDYQEIAGVRHPFSDIEEATKALAARSPA, encoded by the coding sequence ATGGCACTCACAACGTTCACAACGCCTCAAGAGGCAGCGCGCTGGTTGCGCACCCACATCACCGGTGAACTGCGCACCGACAGCCGCCACATCCGCCCGGGAGACGGTTTCATCGCCTGGCCCGGGGCGGCGCATGATGGCCGGCGGTTTGTGTCTGCCGCCCTGGCCGCCGGGGCCACGGCCTGTTTGGTCGAGGCTGAGGGGGCCGAGGCTTTCCCCGAATGTCAAGATCCGCGTGTGGCGGCATGGTCGGGCCTCAAAGCCGCGACGGGCCCGATCGCCGATGCCTTTTATGCCCACCCCAGCCGCAGCTTGCGGTTGGTGGCCAGCACCGGTACCAACGGCAAAACCTCCACGTCGTGGTGGACGGCCCAAGCTTTGAGTTTGCTGGGTTTGCGCTGCGGGGTGGTGGGCACCTTGGGCATTGGTACCCCGCCGGTCAAAGGGCAGGGTGCTGGGCAATTGCACTACACCGGCCTGACCACGCCCGACCCCGTGGCCTTGCACGCCGGGCTGCTGGGCATGAAACAGCAGCGCTTTGGCGCGTGTGCGATCGAGGCGTCATCGATTGGCATCGTTGAACAGCGCTTGGCGGGCACGCACATTGAGGTGGCGTTGTTCACCAATTTCACCCGCGATCACCTCGACTACCACGGCACCATGGAAGCCTACTGGCAGGCCAAGCGCCAGTTGTTTTCGTGGCCAGGGCTCAAGTCGGTGGTGTTGAATGTGGACGATCCGCAGGGCGCCGAGCTGGTGGCGGCGCTGGCTGGGCGCCGCACCCAGTTGTGGACGTGCTCCATGGTGGGCGAAGCGCGGCTCATGGCGCAGGACGTGACTTACCACGAGTCCGGGTTGAGTTTCACCGCCGTGGAGGGGGGGCATCGGGTGCCCATCAGCACCAGTTTGGTGGGCGATTACAACGTCTCCAATTTGCTGGTGGTGATGGCAGGTTTGCGTGCCATGGGGTTCGCGCTGCTGGACATCGCCCGGGTGATCCCGTGGCTCACGCCAGTGCCGGGGCGGCTGCAACGCGCCAACGTGGGACGCACGCCGGGCCTGCCGGAAGTCATCATCGATTACGCCCACACGCCCGATGCGTTGGACAAAGCCTTGGCCGCCTTGCAGCCGCTGGCCCAGGCCCGTGGCGGCTGGTTGTGGTGTGTGTTCGGCTGCGGGGGCAACCGCGATGCCACCAAGCGGCCCGTGATGGGCAACATCGCGGCGCGTCGGGCCGATCGGGTCATCGTCACCAGTGACAATCCGCGCGACGAGGCGGCGCAAACCATCATCAACCAAGTCATGGCGGGCGTTCCACCGGGGCCGGCGGTGCGCACCGTGACCATCCAACCCGACCGGCGCCTGGCGATTTTTGAGGCCATCTCCAGTGCCGACACCAAAGATGTCATCTTGCTGGCCGGCAAGGGTCACGAGGACTACCAAGAGATCGCTGGCGTGCGCCATCCGTTTTCAGACATTGAGGAAGCCACCAAAGCGCTGGCCGCCAGGAGCCCTGCATGA
- the rsmH gene encoding 16S rRNA (cytosine(1402)-N(4))-methyltransferase RsmH, with the protein MHPQFEHRTVLLAETVEAVFTRPDGCYVDGTFGRGGHSRALLARLGPQGRLIAFDKDPQAIAAAQAIEDPRFTICHADFAQAPAQLAALGIAHVDGVMLDLGVSSPQIDDARRGFSFRFDGPLDMRMDTTRGLTAADFLASADERHIAQIIRDHGEERFAGPIARAIVARRAQAPLSSTAELAQLVAKVIKRREPGQDPATRTFQALRIHINGELDSLSQGLTAALTLLAPGGHLAVISFHSLEDRMVKQFIAHESRVEFDRRAPFAPPTRVERLKALGRIKPSEAEVSANPRSRSAVLRVAERLGAAGQGAGA; encoded by the coding sequence ATGCACCCCCAGTTTGAACACCGCACCGTGCTGCTGGCGGAAACGGTTGAGGCCGTTTTCACCCGTCCCGATGGTTGTTATGTGGATGGCACGTTCGGTCGCGGCGGGCACTCGCGTGCGCTGCTGGCCCGCCTGGGCCCGCAAGGGCGGCTGATCGCGTTTGACAAAGACCCGCAAGCCATCGCGGCGGCGCAGGCGATCGAAGACCCCCGTTTCACCATCTGCCACGCGGATTTCGCCCAGGCGCCCGCGCAATTGGCGGCGTTGGGCATCGCGCATGTGGATGGGGTGATGCTCGACCTGGGCGTCTCCTCGCCGCAGATCGACGACGCCCGCCGGGGCTTCAGTTTTCGCTTTGACGGCCCCCTGGACATGCGCATGGACACCACGCGTGGCCTCACCGCCGCCGACTTTCTCGCCAGCGCGGACGAACGGCACATCGCCCAAATCATCCGCGACCATGGCGAGGAGCGTTTCGCCGGGCCCATTGCACGGGCCATCGTGGCACGCCGGGCGCAAGCGCCGCTGTCCAGCACGGCGGAGCTGGCGCAATTGGTGGCCAAGGTGATCAAGCGGCGCGAGCCGGGGCAAGATCCGGCCACGCGCACCTTCCAGGCGTTGCGCATCCACATCAACGGCGAGCTGGATTCGCTTTCCCAAGGGCTGACGGCGGCATTGACGCTGCTGGCCCCCGGCGGCCATCTGGCGGTGATCAGCTTCCATTCGCTGGAAGACCGCATGGTCAAGCAGTTCATCGCGCATGAGAGCCGTGTCGAGTTTGATCGGCGGGCGCCTTTTGCCCCGCCCACGCGGGTGGAGCGGCTCAAGGCGTTGGGGCGCATCAAGCCTTCGGAGGCTGAGGTGAGTGCCAATCCGCGCTCACGTTCGGCGGTGTTGCGGGTGGCGGAGCGCTTGGGTGCGGCGGGGCAGGGCGCTGGTGCATGA
- a CDS encoding multidrug effflux MFS transporter, which translates to MHPQALTLWRGPRWALAALLACLASLGPFSIDTYLPAFTGMAQALGATPMQMQQTLSAYLLGFAVMNLFHGALSDSAGRRPVVMVGLAVFTLASAGCALSTDITMLVACRALQGMSSGAGMVVSRAVIRDLFPQEAAQRVMSQVTLFFGIAPAIAPWIGGLLFVHISWQAVFWFLAGVGAVLWALMWRHLPESLHASQRQPFDVHHLMQGYRELLANRCFIPLALASGVPFNGMFLYVLSAPVFLGEILGLPPQHFFWLFLMNIGGIMGGAWLSGRLAGRVAQARQIRYGFSVMLGMMLLNLALTLGVGAQAVWFIPVISLFSLGWALVVPVVTLMLLDQAPTRRGMASSLQACIGSVTNAMVAGVLAPLVMHSAMALAFTALGLSLLGGIAWFWVRGKIASP; encoded by the coding sequence ATGCATCCTCAAGCCCTCACCCTCTGGCGTGGCCCGCGCTGGGCCTTGGCCGCGCTGCTGGCCTGTTTGGCCTCGCTCGGCCCGTTTTCCATCGACACCTACTTGCCCGCCTTCACCGGCATGGCCCAAGCCCTGGGCGCCACGCCCATGCAGATGCAGCAAACGCTGTCGGCGTACTTGCTGGGGTTTGCGGTGATGAACCTGTTCCACGGTGCGCTGTCCGACAGCGCCGGGCGGCGGCCCGTGGTGATGGTGGGGCTGGCGGTGTTCACCTTGGCCTCCGCCGGGTGCGCGCTCAGTACCGACATCACGATGCTCGTGGCCTGTCGGGCGTTGCAAGGCATGTCATCGGGGGCGGGCATGGTGGTGTCGCGTGCGGTGATCCGCGATCTGTTCCCCCAGGAAGCGGCCCAGCGGGTGATGTCCCAGGTGACGCTGTTTTTCGGCATTGCCCCTGCCATCGCCCCTTGGATCGGCGGGTTGCTGTTCGTCCACATCAGTTGGCAAGCGGTGTTTTGGTTTTTGGCCGGCGTGGGGGCTGTGCTGTGGGCGTTGATGTGGCGCCATTTGCCGGAGTCGCTGCACGCCAGCCAGCGCCAGCCTTTTGATGTTCACCACCTGATGCAGGGTTATCGGGAGCTGCTGGCCAACCGGTGTTTCATTCCGCTGGCGCTGGCCAGCGGCGTGCCGTTCAACGGTATGTTTTTGTATGTGCTGTCGGCGCCAGTGTTTTTGGGGGAAATTCTGGGGCTGCCGCCGCAGCATTTCTTCTGGCTGTTCTTGATGAACATCGGCGGCATCATGGGGGGCGCTTGGCTGTCCGGTCGATTGGCGGGGCGGGTGGCGCAGGCTCGCCAAATCCGGTACGGTTTTTCAGTGATGCTGGGGATGATGCTGCTCAATCTGGCACTCACCCTGGGCGTGGGCGCGCAGGCGGTGTGGTTCATCCCCGTGATTTCGCTGTTCTCCCTGGGGTGGGCCTTGGTGGTGCCCGTGGTGACGTTGATGCTGTTGGATCAGGCACCGACCCGGCGTGGCATGGCCTCCTCCTTGCAAGCCTGCATCGGCAGTGTGACCAACGCCATGGTGGCGGGGGTGCTGGCGCCCCTGGTCATGCATTCGGCCATGGCGCTGGCGTTCACGGCCTTGGGCCTGAGCTTGCTGGGGGGGATCGCCTGGTTTTGGGTGCGTGGAAAAATCGCAAGTCCTTGA
- the ftsL gene encoding cell division protein FtsL, with product MNRLAVLLLLLLIPSALYLVKVRHESRQLFAAVERAKQEQRKLNDEAMRLQARRTELTSATAAERGAERLGMRLVTPEHTWYVTESQPPASKNTSKPPQPRKPRTTP from the coding sequence ATGAACCGTCTGGCCGTGCTGCTGCTGTTGTTGTTGATTCCTTCCGCGCTTTACTTGGTGAAGGTGCGGCACGAGTCACGCCAGTTGTTCGCGGCCGTTGAACGGGCCAAACAAGAGCAGCGCAAACTCAACGACGAAGCCATGCGGCTGCAAGCGCGGCGCACCGAGTTGACATCGGCCACAGCGGCGGAGCGTGGGGCCGAGCGCTTGGGCATGCGGTTGGTGACGCCTGAACACACCTGGTACGTCACCGAATCCCAGCCGCCAGCGAGCAAAAACACCAGCAAGCCCCCCCAGCCCCGCAAGCCGAGGACGACGCCATGA
- a CDS encoding peptidoglycan D,D-transpeptidase FtsI family protein has protein sequence MMQRLRQWVVQHWPRGGMGGARPSVRPSVRDLNYSTNPLLASKTPPWRSQLVVALVGLSFLGMVFKAVYVQAINPEFFQAKSEKQHAMTERVQAGRGRILDRNGRLLAISVYAPTIYLAPQQFRNKPPSEEKLRQLQELLGLKPAEFEAKINGRRSGGYVPLRREAPTELVRQVRALRIEGVGVEPRYVRSYPEGEAAAHLIGWVDSGDKGVDGLEWAFNDVLEGTAGVRVVVRDRLGQIIDELEQISDPHPGEDLQLSIDSQLQSLAYQHLRDAVTTHKAKSGSVVVLDVRSGDILAMTNYPSYAPANRRQLNDLTGRNRALTDANEPGSTMKPFVVAEAIENGLVQPETVIDTTAFRISDRLVSDHDHSFRALTVAQIVQQSSNPGTARLALRLSDRTLHETFSNLGFGHKPDMGLPDTLVGRRTLGSATGRLRPWQKWQDVEKASMSYGYGISVSLIQLARAYTALANDGAAQPLSLVKGFRGGEPVRVYRPDTARTMRTMLRGTISEGTGFRAQPAGYSAAGKTGTAQKLEGRGYSNSRHCAWFVGFSPADKPRVVVAVLVDEPQGTAYYGGQVAAPVFKAVVENALRMMAVPPDLEVPLPSSASGVAAASSSAAGKANSNRKARPTSPKVEP, from the coding sequence ATGATGCAGCGCCTGCGTCAGTGGGTGGTTCAGCACTGGCCCCGGGGTGGGATGGGAGGTGCCCGTCCGTCGGTGCGGCCTTCGGTGCGGGATTTGAACTACTCAACCAACCCGCTGCTGGCTTCCAAAACGCCGCCGTGGCGCAGTCAGTTGGTGGTGGCGTTGGTGGGGTTGTCCTTTTTGGGCATGGTGTTCAAGGCGGTGTACGTTCAGGCCATCAACCCCGAGTTTTTCCAGGCCAAGAGCGAAAAACAACACGCCATGACGGAGCGGGTGCAGGCGGGTCGGGGTCGCATCTTGGATCGCAATGGGCGTTTGCTGGCCATCAGCGTTTATGCGCCCACGATCTACTTGGCGCCGCAGCAGTTTCGCAACAAGCCGCCTTCTGAGGAAAAACTGCGCCAGTTGCAAGAACTGTTGGGCCTGAAACCCGCCGAGTTCGAAGCCAAGATCAACGGGCGACGTTCTGGCGGCTATGTGCCGTTGCGGCGTGAAGCGCCCACCGAACTGGTGCGCCAAGTGCGCGCTTTGCGCATTGAAGGCGTGGGCGTGGAGCCGCGCTACGTGCGCAGTTACCCGGAAGGCGAAGCCGCTGCCCACCTGATCGGCTGGGTCGATTCCGGTGACAAAGGGGTGGACGGCCTGGAGTGGGCCTTCAACGATGTGCTCGAAGGCACAGCCGGGGTGCGGGTGGTGGTGCGCGATCGCCTGGGCCAGATCATCGACGAGTTGGAGCAAATCTCCGACCCGCATCCCGGCGAGGACTTGCAACTGTCCATCGATTCGCAGCTCCAGTCGTTGGCCTATCAGCACCTGCGGGACGCGGTGACGACCCACAAGGCCAAATCCGGCAGCGTGGTGGTGCTGGACGTGCGCAGCGGCGACATCCTCGCCATGACGAACTACCCCAGCTACGCCCCCGCCAACCGGCGCCAGCTCAATGACCTGACCGGGCGCAACCGAGCGTTGACCGACGCCAACGAGCCCGGCTCGACCATGAAACCCTTTGTGGTGGCCGAAGCCATCGAGAACGGTTTGGTTCAGCCGGAGACGGTGATTGACACCACGGCGTTTCGCATTTCGGATCGTTTGGTGTCCGACCACGATCACAGCTTCCGTGCGCTGACCGTGGCACAAATCGTGCAGCAATCCAGCAACCCGGGGACGGCCCGCTTGGCCCTGCGTTTGTCCGATCGCACCTTGCATGAAACCTTTTCCAACCTGGGGTTTGGCCACAAGCCCGACATGGGGTTGCCCGACACCCTCGTGGGACGGCGCACCTTGGGCTCGGCCACCGGGCGGTTGCGTCCATGGCAAAAGTGGCAGGACGTGGAAAAGGCGTCCATGAGCTACGGCTACGGCATTTCGGTTTCTCTCATCCAATTGGCCCGGGCCTACACCGCATTGGCCAACGATGGGGCCGCGCAACCGCTGTCGCTGGTGAAGGGGTTTCGCGGGGGCGAGCCTGTGCGGGTGTATCGCCCGGACACCGCCCGCACCATGCGCACCATGCTGCGCGGCACGATCAGCGAAGGCACCGGTTTTCGGGCCCAGCCGGCGGGGTATTCCGCCGCAGGCAAAACCGGCACGGCGCAAAAGCTCGAAGGACGGGGTTACAGCAATTCACGCCACTGTGCCTGGTTCGTGGGTTTTTCGCCGGCGGACAAACCGCGTGTCGTCGTGGCCGTTTTGGTCGATGAGCCGCAAGGGACGGCCTACTACGGTGGGCAGGTGGCGGCCCCGGTGTTCAAAGCGGTGGTCGAAAACGCCCTGCGCATGATGGCGGTTCCACCCGATCTGGAGGTTCCGCTGCCCTCTTCTGCCTCCGGTGTCGCTGCGGCGTCGTCCTCGGCTGCCGGCAAGGCCAATTCCAATCGGAAAGCGCGTCCCACGTCTCCCAAGGTGGAGCCCTGA